A segment of the Peptoclostridium acidaminophilum DSM 3953 genome:
CTTAGTCCAAGTACGTGAGCTGTTCCTGCAGATACTCTTATCATAGTACACAGCACTCCCTTCCGTATTTTATTTCAAGTCCACATTCTCTTGCCTCTTCAACTGCAGGCTTTGTCGGATTCACAAGTTTGTTTACTCCGCAAAGTACTGCAAGCTGATCTATTTGAGCTCTTATTCTGCCTTTTGGCCTCATGCAGCCAAGGTGTATTGGTATGTCAGGAAATTCGATTCTTGCAGTTGCAAGAACCTTTGCAACATCTTCGGGAGACGGCGCAGGCTTGTTGGCATATCTTGTGCCCGGAGTTGGGATGAAGACTATGAAAACGAGCGAGTCGGCTCCAAGCTCCTTGAGCTTTTTAATTGCATCTATTTCGCCTTGTATTTTACCGCCATAAAGGCCTATGCATATATGGGGTACAACTCTGACATGTTTTTTCAGATTTAAATAGGTTGTGATATAATCCTCGGGCTTTAATCCCAGACCGTAAACCTGTTGTATGGTTTCCTTATCTGTCAGGAAATCGAAGGAAACACAGTCGGCAAAGCTTGCCACCTGCTGTATTTGAGCTTCGCTTATGAGTCCTACATGGGCATTTATTTTTATGGATTTTTCTTTTAACTCATCAATGAGAGCCTTGTGAGAGGCTATGTCCACCTTGCCCATCTCGTCGCAGCCGCCGCTTATGAGAAGGCTTGAATAGTCTGAAAGGCTGCTTATAGCCGATATAGGAGTCATGTTTTTGAGATAGTGCCCTCCGCAGTGTGCGCAGTTGAGTATGCACTCATTGCCAGTAACACTAACAGTCCTTGTCTTGTCTGGCACATCAAACTCAATTGTATCCGGGAAGTTGTTTTTTCGTATTTCCCAGGCGCTTTGAACTAGTGAGGCGATGCTTTTGTCATGTATCTCTATGCTCATACTTAAAACCTCATTTCACATTAGTTTTTTAAGAATAAAAAAAGAAACATAGTGGCACAATAATAAAAAAAGCCATTACATTTCTCTGTAGATTCAAAGAATAGTCTTCGAATTTTCAGAGCCCCATCAAAAAGCGGTTCTTATGCCTGAAAGTTTCTATAAAAGGCTGGCACCAGTTATATTGCATCTTCGGCTATTCCGCATTGGAATATCTCCCGCATTTGTCATATGGAACTGCAATTATTGAATTTATCTGCCATATAGCAATATGGCTTCTAATAAAATAATATAATGTTATTTTTTTATAATCAAGCATAAATAAAAGTTTAACTAAATCGCAGAGACTGGCAATAAAAAAGGTAAACCTGCCTAAGCCGGATACTGGTTTTGGAATACACTAACTATATGATTATTAAATGATTAGCGGCACATTAGTATTGGTAAAAATCAAAATATAGCTATATGAACAGTAAAGATAAGCTATCTTTCAAAGCATAAACCATAACAAGGAGGAAGATATGAAAAAAACATCATTTGAAATAAAAAAAGCGCCCGCCTTCGAGCTTCCTGATTCAGCAGGGGAGAAGATTAAGCTGGAGGATTTCATAGGTAAATATGTAGTGCTCTATTTTTATCCAAAGGATAACACTCCAGGCTGTACTGTTGAAGCCATAGGTTTTAGGGATTTGAAGGATGAATTTGAAAAGCTTGGGGCAGTTGTCATCGGAGTGAGCAAGGACAGCGCAAAATCCCACGAGAAATTCATTCAAAAGAATGAGCTCAATTTCATACTCCTAAGCGACGAAGAGGGAGAAGTGCTCAAGCTCTATGATGTGCTAAAGCCAAAAAAGATGTTCGGGAAAGAGTACCTGGGCATAGAGCGGTCAACATTCGTAATAGATAAAAATGGGGACATAGTGAAGGAATACAGGAAGGTCAAGGTACCTGGGCATGCTGAGGTAGTGCTTGAATATGTAGGGGAAATAAGCAAAGGTTAGGTGATGATATGTCATTGAATGGCAATGTTGTTGTAGCACAGGGCGGAGGCCCTACAGCTGTTATAAATGAGTCGCTTGTGGGCGTGGTGCTCGAATCGAGGAAATTCGCACAGATAAACCGCGTGTATGGGGCGCTGGGAGGTGTAAGGGGGATAATAAATGAAGATTTCCTGGACCTTACCCAGGAAACCACCCACAATCTCGAGGAGGTTGCAAAGACTCCGTCATCGGCGCTTCTTTCAACAAGGGACAAGCCTGACGAAAAGTACTGCAAGGAGATATTTGATGTGTTCAAGGCTCACAATGTGAGATATTTCTTCTATATTGGAGGGAATGATTCGGTGGGCACCGTCGACATAGTCAACAGGTACGCCAAGACATCCGGATATGATTTCAGGGCTATACACATACCCAAGACAATAGACAACGACATAGTGCTTACCGACCATACACCGGGCTTCGGCTCAGCTGCGAAATTTGTAGCCCAGTCGTTCATCGGTCTCAATCTTGACAATAGAGCTCTTCCGGGCATACATATAGGGGTTGTTATGGGAAGGAACTCAGGCTTCCTAACCGCCGCCTCTGTGCTGGCAAAGAAGTATCCGGATGACGGACCGCACCTTATATATATGCCAGAGAGGCATTTTTGCATTGACAGTTTTGTCAGCGATGTAAAGCAGATGTATGACAAGTATGGAAGGTGCGTAGTTGCGGTCTCTGAAGGAATAGCTGACGAAAATGGAGTGCCTATAGCTCAAAAACTTGGGAGCACTGAAAGAGATGCTCATGGCAATCTGATGCTTTCTCAGACTGACCTGGGCGAGCTGCTGGTAGGGCACATCAAAAGAACAATCAATACGGAAAGGGTTAGATCCGATACATTCGGGTATCTGCAAAGGTCTTTTGGGCTTTGCATATCCGAAGTGGACCAGTATGAGGCCAGGGAAGCAGGGGAAAAGGCGGCTCAGTTTTCTATTTGGCATGACAGAGACGGCTCCATTTCGCTGAGCAGGATAGGCGACTACGCAATAAACTACAAGCTCCAAAGGCTCGAGGATGTCGCCAACAGGATAAAGGTTATGGATGACAGTTTCATAAGCAGTGCAGGCAACCATGTTACAGAGGAGTTTAAAAACTATATAAGGCCGCTTGTGGGCTCCGGCCTCAGGGATGGACAAAGGCTCATAGCGCCTCCTGTAGAGAAGTTGCTCAATCGATAGAAAAGAGGCAGCTCCATTGATTTGGAAAGCTGCCTCTTTTTATTTTTTCAAGCTGTAATTTATTTTGTGAGTGTCGCAATTATGTCGTCGATTGACTCGCCTTTTTCAATTGTGTATGTTCCGGTTTTGAGCTTGTTTTCAAGTTGCCTTGATATGATCTGTTCAAGGAAATCCTCCTTTGAATCTATAAGCCCAGTCTGCTCCAGTGCGAAGGCTATTTGTTCGCAGGAAGAACCCTGTTTGATTTGAAACACGACATTTCCAGAAGTGTTTTTCTCGCGGTCTTCAGACTTTTCACTCGGAACATTGCCTTTATCATTGTTGTCAGCTGTATTATCGTCTGTATTCTCATATGAACTTTCATCAGATGAATTTTCTTTTTTTGTGCCGTCAGCGCTTGTGCTTGCCGCCGGCGTGCCAGATGCGATTTTAAGTTTTTCAGCAGGCTCAAACCAGTTATAAAGCTGCCATCCTATTACTGCCACCATTACAAAAACTATAATAAAGCCAATGGCTGTATCGCTGTACTCATATATAATATCCTTGATTCTTTCCATAGTGCCAGACCTCCTTATGCCTAAATAAAGAATAACAATATAGCTTGAAAAATTCAACTTAATTTTTTGATGCGGGAAGGGTATAAAAACTTTGAACAATAGATGGCTTCATGTTATCATCTATTATGTGGTATATCCAACATACGAGGCTTATTCGAACCAGGGGGAAATGAAGTGGGGAGCGTGGATTTAAAAAGCGAATTTGTTATAGAAAAATTTCTGGATAGGTATGACTACGATGGCGTAGAAGAGATACTCAGGGACAGCGGAATCGAAGATGGAGATCTGGTGGCGATTGTTAGCGCCTGCAAGTATCTTGTGAGTTTTGACTTTAAGACTTCTGCAAAAAGGCTGGAGTCCATAAGGTCTAATGAAATTAAAAATAGGCCGGAGATAAAGGACATGAAGGAGCATCTGCTCAAACTGATTGAGGGTGAGCCCGTTGCTATATTTTCAGAGCTTATAGGAAGTCTTAAGATACAGTGTTCAAAAGAGGAATACATAGACTATTTGGGAAGAGTGTACAGGCTCAAGGAAGCTCTTATGAAATACCTTTTCATAAGCAGAAACAACGGTAACGGCAAAAGGCAAATATCCATGACAGTGCATGTGCCGACCAAATATGAAATAATGAATATTCTCAGAAGGAAATACAGGATATATACAGGAAGCCTCAGCGGCGGAATAAGCGAATACCTCAATATGACTAGGGGAAAAAACAAGAGCATCAAAGAGGCTCTCGCCATACTTAACGCCAAAAATATGGACGGACTGATCAAGCTAAGGCACGAGTGCCCTGTGGGACATGGATTCAAGGGTGTGAGCAGGGAGGATATTGAAGCTATATACGGGGAACCTTCAAAGGTTGTAAGTGATTTTGTAAGGGCCTGCAGGATTTTGGATTTGCATGTCAATGTCGACAGGCACGATAATATAAACAATTTGATACTT
Coding sequences within it:
- a CDS encoding DUF1967 domain-containing protein; protein product: MGSVDLKSEFVIEKFLDRYDYDGVEEILRDSGIEDGDLVAIVSACKYLVSFDFKTSAKRLESIRSNEIKNRPEIKDMKEHLLKLIEGEPVAIFSELIGSLKIQCSKEEYIDYLGRVYRLKEALMKYLFISRNNGNGKRQISMTVHVPTKYEIMNILRRKYRIYTGSLSGGISEYLNMTRGKNKSIKEALAILNAKNMDGLIKLRHECPVGHGFKGVSREDIEAIYGEPSKVVSDFVRACRILDLHVNVDRHDNINNLILEMLDRYAQKREM
- a CDS encoding radical SAM protein — protein: MSIEIHDKSIASLVQSAWEIRKNNFPDTIEFDVPDKTRTVSVTGNECILNCAHCGGHYLKNMTPISAISSLSDYSSLLISGGCDEMGKVDIASHKALIDELKEKSIKINAHVGLISEAQIQQVASFADCVSFDFLTDKETIQQVYGLGLKPEDYITTYLNLKKHVRVVPHICIGLYGGKIQGEIDAIKKLKELGADSLVFIVFIPTPGTRYANKPAPSPEDVAKVLATARIEFPDIPIHLGCMRPKGRIRAQIDQLAVLCGVNKLVNPTKPAVEEARECGLEIKYGRECCVL
- a CDS encoding 6-phosphofructokinase; amino-acid sequence: MSLNGNVVVAQGGGPTAVINESLVGVVLESRKFAQINRVYGALGGVRGIINEDFLDLTQETTHNLEEVAKTPSSALLSTRDKPDEKYCKEIFDVFKAHNVRYFFYIGGNDSVGTVDIVNRYAKTSGYDFRAIHIPKTIDNDIVLTDHTPGFGSAAKFVAQSFIGLNLDNRALPGIHIGVVMGRNSGFLTAASVLAKKYPDDGPHLIYMPERHFCIDSFVSDVKQMYDKYGRCVVAVSEGIADENGVPIAQKLGSTERDAHGNLMLSQTDLGELLVGHIKRTINTERVRSDTFGYLQRSFGLCISEVDQYEAREAGEKAAQFSIWHDRDGSISLSRIGDYAINYKLQRLEDVANRIKVMDDSFISSAGNHVTEEFKNYIRPLVGSGLRDGQRLIAPPVEKLLNR
- the bcp gene encoding thioredoxin-dependent thiol peroxidase translates to MKKTSFEIKKAPAFELPDSAGEKIKLEDFIGKYVVLYFYPKDNTPGCTVEAIGFRDLKDEFEKLGAVVIGVSKDSAKSHEKFIQKNELNFILLSDEEGEVLKLYDVLKPKKMFGKEYLGIERSTFVIDKNGDIVKEYRKVKVPGHAEVVLEYVGEISKG
- a CDS encoding MltG/YceG/YrrL family protein, with protein sequence MERIKDIIYEYSDTAIGFIIVFVMVAVIGWQLYNWFEPAEKLKIASGTPAASTSADGTKKENSSDESSYENTDDNTADNNDKGNVPSEKSEDREKNTSGNVVFQIKQGSSCEQIAFALEQTGLIDSKEDFLEQIISRQLENKLKTGTYTIEKGESIDDIIATLTK